In Citrus sinensis cultivar Valencia sweet orange chromosome 4, DVS_A1.0, whole genome shotgun sequence, one DNA window encodes the following:
- the LOC107174317 gene encoding protein FAR-RED IMPAIRED RESPONSE 1-like, whose amino-acid sequence MEYLENEHAFEELQETRANDVNEIVEPNKCDPALGMLFDNHEEMFAFYKAYGKQEGFPVKVRSTKKGTDGIVKYATFACGRSGKSESKSTNALKPKPNVKNGCDAKIGGCLNEDGKWVLRTLNLQHNHGLNPNKARYFSCNRRISTSAKKRIEMNDCAGIRIAQNFNSIIVGAGGYENVPFLEKDCRNFVDKTRRLQLEEGDAMALLKYFQKKQAECNGFFFSIDLDEEDRLKNVFWADSRSMAAYKYFGDVITFDTTYLTNKYDMPFAPFVGVNHHGQSILLRC is encoded by the coding sequence atGGAGTATTTGGAAAATGAGCATGCATTTGAAGAGTTGCAAGAAACAAGAGCTAACGatgtaaatgaaattgtgGAACCGAACAAATGTGACCCAGCTCTTGGAATGTTATTTGATAATCATGAAGAAATGTTTGCATTTTACAAAGCTTATGGTAAACAAGAGGGGTTTCCTGTGAAGGTTCGAAGTACTAAGAAGGGGACCGATGGAATTGTAAAATATGCGACATTTGCATGTGGGCGTAGCGGCAAGTCAGAAAGTAAATCTACTAATGCATTGAAGCCGAAACCGAATGTGAAAAATGGTTGTGATGCAAAAATTGGAGGTTGTTTAAATGAAGATGGAAAATGGGTTCTTCGAACTTTAAATCTTCAGCACAACCATGGATTGAATCCAAACAAAGCTAGGTATTTCTCATGCAATCGCAGAATTAGTACAAGCGCTAAAAAGCgaattgaaatgaatgattGTGCAGGAATTAGAATAGcccaaaatttcaattctatTATTGTTGGAGCTGGTGGATATGAAAATGTGCCATTCttagaaaaagattgtagAAATTTTGTTGACAAAACAAGACGATTACAACTTGAGGAAGGAGATGCTATGGCACTTTTAAAGTACTTCCAGAAAAAGCAAGCAGAATgtaatggatttttttttagcattgaTTTAGATGAAGAGGATCGATTAAAGAATGTGTTTTGGGCAGATTCGCGGAGTATGGCAGcttacaaatattttggagATGTCATCACATTTGACACTACATATCTGACCAACAAGTATGACATGCCATTTGCGCCCTTTGTTGGAGTTAATCACCATGGACAGTCTATTTTGTTAAGATGCTGA